The following DNA comes from Sphingorhabdus sp. M41.
GGTCTTCATAATTTGCATCGAGATAATCGATGATCGCCAGCGACTGGGTCAGGTCATGCCCGTCGATCGACAGCATCGGCACGAAGCCTTGCGGATTGCGTGCGACATAATCGGGAGCCTTTTGGTCGCCATCGAGCAGGCTGGTGTTGATCGCGGTATAGGATAGGCCCTTGAGGTTGAGCGCAATGCGCACACGGTAACTCGCCGAGCTGCGCCAATAGTCGTAGAGAATGATTTCCGTCATGCGCAGGCTTTGAAGATTGAGCCACGGAAATGCAAGTCTGGCGGCAATTATCCTATCGAGCCGCCATCGATCGGAATCTCACCCTGCGGTTCGACCGACACGGAGCGCCCCGTCCGCTTTGCCAGCTCTTCCAGCATGGGTGCATTGAACTTGTTTGCAACAGCCGGATGTACCGCTAGCCGAAGCGCGCCCGTGCCGCGATCCCGCTCCGCCTGCCGGAGCAGTTTCAGCGCCGCATTGACCGAACGGTTGGCCTGCATGATTTCCTGCACCGATGGCCGGAGCTTGCGGCTGACGATCTGCATGAACCCGAAGCCGTTGATTGCCGTGCGTTCGCAATTGGCGGCCATATGTTCATCAAAAATAGCGGTGACGGCAGCGCGTTCGGCCTTGGCTTCCAATGTGGGAAAATCCACCCCGATATTGCCGGACAGGTCGAACCGAAACAGAGCCAGCGCGATTTCCTTCGCCGCCCGCTTCGCCAGTTCAAATGGGGCCAGCGGCCCGTCGACATCGATCAACGTCATCGCCGGGGTCAGCGACACCAGCAGGCTCCCGCCCTCGAACCCGATCCGTCCCGTTTCCGCCTGTTCGACCGCTTCGTGCCAGCCGTGCTGGGCAAAAACATCTGCGTCATGAGCATGGACCATTTTAACCGGCAGCCCGGTTGCGTTGATTTCCCATAGCAAGTCCGGACCATCGCTCAGGGGGCTGTCCGCCTCAGCCGGACGCGCCTTGGCCCGCTTGGCCTGGCCGCCGCGCTCCGTCATCGCGGCCCGGACAATCTCCACCCGGACCATCGACCCTTCGGTCAGACCTTTGGGAAGCGGCTGCAGCAGGGCCTCTTGTCCCGCTGGCAGAGTCACGATCCCTGATTTGCCTGCGACCCATTGCCGGGTGAATTTCGCATCGATGATCGCACCGGCCCTGGCACCGCTTTTTGCCCGCTCGACGCGTATCTGTAGCAGCTCACCATTTTCCAGCCGCAACGCCCGGTTTTCACCGATCCCGGCTTCGTAAAGCCAGCCATTGGCCAAATCAGCCAAGGGGATAGCCCGCGCTGATCAGCAGATTGCGGGTTTCATATAGTGGCAGGCCCATGATGCCGCTGTAGCTCCCCGACATCCAGGTGACGAAAGCTTCCGCCGTGCCCTGTATCGCATAGCCGCCCGCTTTGCCCTGACCTTCGCCGGTGGCAATATAGGCTTCAATTTCATGGGCTTCGAAGCGCTTGAATTTCACGATGCTGTCGGACAATTTGGTGCGCGCCATGCCGTCCGCTGAAATCACGCAGACCGCCGACATCACATGATGCCGCCGCCCGCTGACCAGTTGCAAGAATTTGCGCTGCTCCACAGCATCGGCAGCCTGCCCCAATATCCGGCGACCGACAGCGACCGTGGTATCGCCGGCAATAAGAATTTCATCATCGGCCCGCTCGACAGCCGCCGCCTTTTCCTGTGCCATGCGCAAGACATAGTCGCGCGGCAGCTCGCCCTTGTGCGGGGTCTCGTCAATATCGGGAGAGATGATCCGGTCCGGCGTGACGCCGAGACGGCCAAGCAGTTCCAGACGACGCGGACTGGATGAGGCAAGGACCAGTTTCATGTCAGTAAACACCCTCTGAACCGTTCGGGCTGAGCCTGTCGAAGCCGCTTACGTGAATGCAATGCCTGCCGATAGCCGTCCTTCGACAAGCTCAGGACGAACGGCATACCATCACTTGAAACGATAGGTGATACGACCCTTGGTCAGATCATAAGGGGTGAGCTCGACGAGCACTTCATCGCCGACCAGCACACGAATACGATTCTTGCGCATCTTGCCAGCGGTGTGGCCCAATATTTCATGGCCGTTTTCCAGTTCGACCCGGAACATGGCGTTGGGGAGCAGTTCGCGAACCATCCCCTTCATCTCTAGCAGTTCTTCTTTTGCCATATGGCGATGCATTTTCCCTGATATTGCGGCAATCCCGCGTGTTGCAGTGCGCCATAACGCCAAAAGTATAAAAAGGGAAGGATTAGCTGCATCAACCAAAATGATAAAAATCCACCGCTGTCGCGGCAATTTCCCTGCGACAATTTAATACAAAGAAATTATACCATTAGTGCGATTCACATGGCACTTCGGACATCTTCTCTCCCCCCTTGTTAGAGCTATTGAACCAAATCATGATGTCTTCCCCTAAATCCCTTCTCACCGCCTCCCCCCTCGTTTTGGCAGCTATGTTGCTCGCAACTCCCGCAGCCGCGCAAGTCACCGACGCAGACACAGAATATGCGGATGATGAAATCGTCGTCATTGCAGAACGTCCGCGCGGTGCAGTCGTCACCGAAATTGCTCCGGTGGTCGAACTGAGCGAAGCCGACATAGCCAGCTATGGTGCCTCCTCTGTCCAGGATCTGCTCGAAGCACTGTCTTCGCAGACCAGCTCCAGCCGGGGTCGCGGCAGTGGTCGGCCGGTCGTGCTGATCAATGGCCAGCGCACCTCCGGTTTCCGCGAAATCCGCGACCTGCCCCCCGAAGCCATTCGCACGGTTCAGGTCTTCCCCGAGGAACTGGCCCTGCAATATGGTTATCGCCCCGATCAAAGAGTGATCAATTTCATCCTCAAGGACAATTATACCGGGGTCAGCGCGTCAGCCGAATATGGCGTTCCCACGCGAGGCGCACAGGGGCGTTCGGAGGTCGAGACCACGATCACCCGCATTGGCAGGAACAGTCGCGTCAACATCAATCTCGAGTGGCAGAATAACACCGCGATTACCGAGAGCGAGCGCAACATCATTCAGGATGCGGCTGGTGATCTGGTCAATCTCGGGGAGTTCCGCACATTGGTCGCGCCATCGGACAATGTCGAGCTCAACGCCAATTACAGCCGGAACTTCGACAATGGCATGTCGCTGTCGCTCAATGGCGGCTATATCTACGACAAGTCTCGTGGTCTGCAGGGTCTGCCCAGCGGCACGCTGGGGGTCGCTGGTGATCCACTGTTCCGCTATTTCACCGAATATGGTCCGCTCCGCCGGCTACAGGAAAGTAACACCGCACAGGCAGGGCTGACCCTGAACGGCACGCTCAGCGACTGGCGCTGGTCGCTGACCAGCGATTACACGCGCGCGCAGGTCAATACCGACACCGACCGGTCCGGCGATACCAGCGCGCTGCAGGCGGCGATTGACACCGGTTCGGTCGATCCGCTTGCGACCAGCTTTGGCCCCTTGCTCGGGGCGCCTGTCACAGACAGCGCCAGGGTTGTCGACCAGACGATCAACAATCTCGCCACCCTGTCGGGCACGTTATTTGTGCTGCCCTCGGGCGCCGTCACCACCACCGTCCGCGCGGGCTATAACCGCGAAGATCTCGACAGCCGGGAAACACGCGGGGCGATTGTCACCACCACCGACCTCAGCCGCGACGAGCTCAGCACCGGTATCAATATCGACATTCCTCTTGCCGATGAAAATATCGATGTCGTGGAAGCGATCGGCAAATTGTCGATCAACGGCAATCTCGGCTATTCCGACCTGTCCGACTTTGGCGGGCTGGTCGAATTCGGCTTTGGCCTGAACTGGGAGCCGTTTGACGGGCTGGTCTTCTCCGCCTCGGCGATCGGCGAGGAAGCAGCACCGAGCATTGCCCAGCTCGGCAATCCGGTGATCATCACCCCGGATGTCACCGTCTTCGACTTCACCAATGGCGAAACCGTGCTCGCCGCGATCACCACCGGTGGCAATTTCGCGCTGCCGGCAGAGAAACAGCGGGATATCAAACTGGCGGTCAATTATCGCCCCGAATGGCTCGACGGCTTCACCTTCCTCGGCGAATATTTCCGCAACAACAGCGACAATGTCGCGTCCAGCTTCCCGCTGCTGACGCCGGAAATCGAGGCTGCCTTCCCCGACCGGGTAACCCGCGATGCCAGCGGCCAGCTGATTGCCATCGACCGGCGACCGGTCAACTATGCCAATGTCAGCAGCGAACGGATTCGCTACGGCATCGATTTCTCCAAACGCTTCGGCGAACAACGCGGCGGGGGACGGGGAAGACCCGACCGGGCAGCGCGACCGACAGGCGACGGAGCGCCGGATGGTCAGCCCCGAGGCGACAAGCCGGCTGAAGGTGGCGCTCGCGAAGCCAGTGCCGACGCAAAACCGGCAGCACCGCGCGGTGGCCCCGGAGC
Coding sequences within:
- a CDS encoding ribonuclease E/G — its product is MADLANGWLYEAGIGENRALRLENGELLQIRVERAKSGARAGAIIDAKFTRQWVAGKSGIVTLPAGQEALLQPLPKGLTEGSMVRVEIVRAAMTERGGQAKRAKARPAEADSPLSDGPDLLWEINATGLPVKMVHAHDADVFAQHGWHEAVEQAETGRIGFEGGSLLVSLTPAMTLIDVDGPLAPFELAKRAAKEIALALFRFDLSGNIGVDFPTLEAKAERAAVTAIFDEHMAANCERTAINGFGFMQIVSRKLRPSVQEIMQANRSVNAALKLLRQAERDRGTGALRLAVHPAVANKFNAPMLEELAKRTGRSVSVEPQGEIPIDGGSIG
- a CDS encoding Maf family protein, with the protein product MKLVLASSSPRRLELLGRLGVTPDRIISPDIDETPHKGELPRDYVLRMAQEKAAAVERADDEILIAGDTTVAVGRRILGQAADAVEQRKFLQLVSGRRHHVMSAVCVISADGMARTKLSDSIVKFKRFEAHEIEAYIATGEGQGKAGGYAIQGTAEAFVTWMSGSYSGIMGLPLYETRNLLISAGYPLG
- the infA gene encoding translation initiation factor IF-1 encodes the protein MAKEELLEMKGMVRELLPNAMFRVELENGHEILGHTAGKMRKNRIRVLVGDEVLVELTPYDLTKGRITYRFK
- a CDS encoding TonB-dependent receptor plug domain-containing protein, whose product is MLLATPAAAQVTDADTEYADDEIVVIAERPRGAVVTEIAPVVELSEADIASYGASSVQDLLEALSSQTSSSRGRGSGRPVVLINGQRTSGFREIRDLPPEAIRTVQVFPEELALQYGYRPDQRVINFILKDNYTGVSASAEYGVPTRGAQGRSEVETTITRIGRNSRVNINLEWQNNTAITESERNIIQDAAGDLVNLGEFRTLVAPSDNVELNANYSRNFDNGMSLSLNGGYIYDKSRGLQGLPSGTLGVAGDPLFRYFTEYGPLRRLQESNTAQAGLTLNGTLSDWRWSLTSDYTRAQVNTDTDRSGDTSALQAAIDTGSVDPLATSFGPLLGAPVTDSARVVDQTINNLATLSGTLFVLPSGAVTTTVRAGYNREDLDSRETRGAIVTTTDLSRDELSTGINIDIPLADENIDVVEAIGKLSINGNLGYSDLSDFGGLVEFGFGLNWEPFDGLVFSASAIGEEAAPSIAQLGNPVIITPDVTVFDFTNGETVLAAITTGGNFALPAEKQRDIKLAVNYRPEWLDGFTFLGEYFRNNSDNVASSFPLLTPEIEAAFPDRVTRDASGQLIAIDRRPVNYANVSSERIRYGIDFSKRFGEQRGGGRGRPDRAARPTGDGAPDGQPRGDKPAEGGAREASADAKPAAPRGGPGAGGRPSGGRWQLSAFHTIRLEDKIKIRDGVDELDLLNGSAVGSTGGSPRHEFEINGGWFNNGIGFRLDGKHQVATRVNGGLTGSDLRFSDLTTFNLRMFINLDDRGSLTEKVPFLKGSRIAFKVDNIFDDIQTIRDGNGLIPLSYQSGFVDPVGRYVEIDFRKRF